From a region of the Oncorhynchus mykiss isolate Arlee chromosome 32, USDA_OmykA_1.1, whole genome shotgun sequence genome:
- the LOC110487836 gene encoding uncharacterized protein KIAA1522 homolog isoform X3, producing the protein MVVYLRKNIRSLLSVFKKKAGPKCLDEQKKLTVHYTASSHYQENVFIEGNRPQYLEDLHTEAREGLKILQQEEHNKGVDFQEDHSDADVSPNHRDGSQESGSTAGNSVTAVTSAGLAVSTRPVLTRQGSTFKPLNPVKRQDKRKNRRTTIMGIPQQVQRELALHSGSEYKVHSQLPNGSVGQGSDGQSGAVVIPTIDGENPLANYEGARVHLSDLEASREEQLLRHHLQSVYRDDQGFSHHRGLDSRLSSTQRPKSLAVPGTTSSCSSGFPSFLQEPQGPVMSISPQATYMSKIIPNAYLPASVDVIQIDRSTSRTRGNSGNDTARTISKSCLASGSSDSPASSRRSGGEGCYEGGDSVSHGDSSSRDNGSKVTPHFVTSRSSWSHSQSSETIKSNSSAISSTKGSFGLANPQTVSLVGQETQPQQPGAGDQDKVSLQSSSALSSTSRGTGTATAQGVLSGSGGMSDFGGDSFRFSRCLSIMKSKLPPAPPRRTNSLHHEKMIKRRLVEIKDLSDSAGGKLEAAEDTSLVTIEISKELYKEITKCSVPVSKSSGFNSLDDTRSSTASSPLSPTQASHGGSGKSEGPVSSNSSPQKAPSEEGTFERTMSPSSGYSSQSGTPTLSPKGILPSVSPGKQKKYPVKPERSGSRASFSAASVSSSLTSLSSVTSELVNREASKNSFSPLQQASLPPAVMRIEDPEIGTPVHFSSSMVISELLNIPPPPKIKAPSPPPPETWAHNRHTFELLCGPCPNINRLAQLQEQQELKEQAAMIEQKQESQTKASKESEGSNKKQATVEEVTLTKSESKYIIPRDKTEPMLEQAPEVSESTESQTKDQGSLAVIAEKVKASVEIQDQKQEQSSSSSSSVAQVKDQEERLETQVSLTMIPKKEPPPVMKKSTPRKEAKVQLTADIQQKSPFDEVTVEVKVESPSKSEKCSPRDEVVAKEVEVVTKKVEVEVAAKEVEGRSATENTKEESPTKSTQTLAVEPPKVDRVSPPASPPPSHHPPPPPSKTPPYSVATPPPELEEECEEEIPIVQSCWPPPPPPEEPADSVFDEPDEMDFPPPPPPFMTESLPDVVETCNTVADNQEASIIALNGEEVKETVNGFTVATVNGENTDLSPISTQMEPKEDKPEKGILNSISLIPTDETSFEESESAELQLIPSDDSAVVSPVQPNEKEAEVKQSAQKPITMQDTPQPTETSPESQEVPPLPEDVPPPHQEAPPPPPPPMTTALVPPSSIPPPPPINVPLPPRVQFEDQMPSELLNSGPRPPPINIPLPPPLPTENQPPVIFRRQPSLANRETRSKELLSRHKSVPIPKEDANIPLVTPSLLQMVRLRSVNVGEDYVKTLADDNNSNSGKPPAQNQSSTQIQTQGSQNITPQKPIRRSLSLKSTPPPLKSSPVTLIAPSMSMQEAIRMKTAAMSSRDNLPTRFRMPSSTSIPSCSGGKSGMLSPVLPEGGEMLKTPTTTTASFIFSRSSKKVVIETPASSSPEVQASLKQSLAAELKRFSEQSMASTVANGNVGRTGIPRRIPPPVAKKPAHTLEKPVCSTLRSTPSPRGTEANGETETAQPAGQQALTEDSK; encoded by the exons AACACAACAAAGGAGTGGACTTTCAGGAGGACCATAGTGACGCA GATGTCAGCCCCAACCACAGGGATGGATCTCAGGAGTCAGGAAGTACCGCCGGGAATTCTGTTACTGCAGTGACCTCTGCTGGATTGGCTGTGTCCACGAGACCTGTGCTCACACGCcaag GCTCCACATTCAAGCCTCTGAACCCAGTGAAGAGACAGGACAAGAGGAAGAACAGGAGGACTACTATCATGGGCATACCCCAGCAGGTCCAGAGAGAGCTGG CCCTTCACAGTGGCTCTGAGTACAAAGTTCATTCCCAGCTCCCTAACGGCTCTGTCGGACAGGGTAGTGACGGCCAATCAGGTGCGGTCGTCATCCCCACCATCGACGGAGAGAACCCTCTAGCCAACTACGAAGGGGCAAGAGTACACCTCTCAGACCTGGAG GCATCCAGAGAGGAGCAGCTGTTGAGACACCATCTCCAGTCTGTTTACAGGGACGACCAGGGCTTCAGCCACCACAGGGGACTGGACTCtcgtctctcctccacccagagGCCCAAGTCTCTGGCCGTGCCGGGCACGACCTCCTCGTGCTCCTCTGGATTCCCCAGCTTCCTCCAGGAGCCACAG GGTCCGGTGATGTCCATCTCTCCCCAAGCCACTTACATGTCTAAGATCATCCCGAACGCCTACCTGCCGGCCTCCGTTGACGTCATACAGATTGACCGCAGCACCAGTCGTACCCGTGGAAACAGCGGTAACGACACGGCCCGTACCATCAGCAAGAGCTGCCTGGCGTCCGGGTCGTCGGACAGCCCTGCGTCGTCGAGGAGGTCGGGCGGTGAAGGTTGCTATGAAGGCGGTGACAGCGTTTCACATGGTGACAGTAGTTCCCGTGACAATGGCTCTAAGGTGACCCCACACTTTGTGACTTCAAGATCCAGCTGGAGCCACTCGCAGTCTTCCGAGACGATCAAGTCCAACTCCTCCGCCATCTCCTCCACAAAGGGGAGCTTCGGACTTGCTAACCCACAGACGGTGAGCCTAGTTGGGCAGGAGACACAGCCGCAGCAGCCTGGTGCTGGGGACCAGGACAAGGTGAGCCTACAAAGCTCTAGTGCTCTCAGCAGCACTAGTAGAGGTACTGGTACTGCGACCGCTCAGGGGGTCCTATCTGGATCTGGGGGGATGAGCGATTTTGGAGGAGACTCTTTCAGattctctcgctgtctgtcgatCATGAAGTCCAAGTTGCCCCCGGCTCCCCCCAGGAGAACCAACTCACTGCACCATGAGAAGATGATAAAGAGGCGACTGGTGGAGATTAAAGACCTCAGTGACTCTGCGGGTGGGAAGTTGGAGGCTGCTGAGGACACAAGCTTGGTTACGATCGAGATCTCTAAAGAGCTCTACAAAGAAATCACAAAGTGCTCTGTCCCTGTATCCAAATCATCTGGGTTTAACTCTTTAGATGATACAAGATCTTCCACAGCATCTAGTCCTCTGAGTCCCACACAGGCCTCCCATGGAGGTAGTGGAAAATCAGAGGGGCCAGTGTCCAGCAACTCTTCCCCCCAGAAAGCCCCATCAGAGGAGGGTACATTTGAAAGGACCATGTCCCCCTCCAGTGGGTACTCCAGCCAGAGTGGTACACCGACACTTTCCCCCAAGGGAATCCTCCCTTCCGTCTCCCCAGGTAAACAGAAGAAGTATCCTGTCAAACCGGAACGATCTGGTTCAAGAGCTTCCTTCTCTGCAGCCTCAGTCTCCTCTTCCCTCACCTCCCTGTCTTCAGTCACCTCAGAACTCGTCAATCGAGAGGCCTCGAAAAACAGCTTTAGCCCTCTTCAGCAGGCATCCCTACCCCCGGCTGTTATGAGAATAGAAGATCCAGAAATTGGGACCCCAGTCCATTTCTCTTCATCCATGGTCATCAGTGAGCTGCTTAACATTCCGCCACCCCCCAAAATCAAAGCCCCTTCCCCGCCACCCCCGGAGACCTGGGCCCACAACAGACACACCTTCGAACTGCTGTGTGGGCCTTGCCCCAACATCAACAGGCTAGCACAGCTCCAGGAGCAACAGGAACTAAAAGAGCAAGCTGCCATGATTGAGCAAAAGCAGGAATCTCAAACTAAAGCTAGCAAGGAGTCTGAAGGCTCAAACAAAAAGCAGGCTACGGTAGAAGAAGTTACTTTGACAAAATCAGAAAGCAAATACATTATTCCCCGAGACAAGACTGAGCCTATGTTAGAGCAGGCACCTGAGGTATCCGAGAGCACAGAAAGTCAAACGAAAGATCAAGGAAGCCTGGCGGTGATCGCAGAGAAGGTAAAAGCAAGTGTAGAGATCCAGGaccagaagcaggaacagagtagtagtagcagtagtagtgttgcACAGGTCAAGGATCAAGAAGAGAGGCTAGAGACACAAGTTAGTTTAACAATGATTCCAAAGAAGGAACCCCCTCCTGTCATGAAGAAAAGTACTCCTAGAAAAGAAGCTAAAGTTCAATTAACAGCAGATATTCAACAAAAGTCGCCATTTGATGAGGTCACAGTAGAGGTGAAGGTAGAGTCACCCAGCAAGAGTGAGAAGTGTTCTCCACGGGATGAGGTAGTCGCTAAGGAAGTTGAGGTAGTCACTAAGAAAGTTGAGGTTGAGGTAGCAGCTAAGGAGGTTGAAGGTCGGAGTGCTACTGAAAACACTAAAGAGGAAAGTCCCACCAAATCTACACAGACCCTTGCCGTGGAGCCTCCCAAAGTGGACCGGGTCTCCCCTCcagcctcccctcccccttcccaccaccctcctccacctccttctaaGACACCTCCCTACTCTGTGGCCACTCCCCCACCTGAGTTAGAGGAGGAGTGTGAGGAAGAGATTCCCATAGTACAGTCCTGCTggccccctccacccccaccagagGAGCCAGCAGATTCAGTCTTTGATGAGCCAGATGAGATGGActttccacctcctccccctcccttcatGACAGAGAGCTTGCCAGATGTGGTGGAGACATGTAACACAGTCGCTGATAACCAGGAGGCGTCCATTATAGCTCTGAATGGGGAGGAGGTTAAGGAAACCGTGAATGGTTTCACTGTAGCAACTGTGAATGGGGAAAATACAGATCTTTCACCCATTTCCACTCAAATGGAGCCAAAAGAGGATAAACCTGAAAAGGGGATTCTGAACTCTATTTCTCTAATCCCAACTGATGAAACCAGCTTTGAGGAATCTGAATCAGCTGAGCTCCAATTAATTCCTTCAGATGATTCAGCTGTCGTTTCTCCAGTTCAGCCCAATGAAAAAGAGGCAGAGGTCAAGCAATCGGCCCAGAAACCAATCACAATGCAAGACACCCCACAACCAACAGAAACTTCTCCTGAGTCACAGGAAGTCCCGCCCTTACCAGAGGATGTCCCTCCCCCACACCAGgaagctcctcctcctcctcctccaccaatgACAACAGCCTTGGTGCCCCCATCaagtattcctcctccacctcctatcaatgtccccctccctccccgtGTACAATTTGAGGATCAGATGCCCTCTGAGCTCCTTAACAGTGGCCCACGTCCACCACCCATTAAcatccctctcccaccccctctcccaaCTGAGAACCAACCCCCTGTGATCTTCAGGAGACAGCCCAGCTTGGCGAACAGAGAGACCAGGAGCAAAGAGCTTCTGTCTAGGCACAAGAGTGTCCCTATTCCCAAAGAAGATGCCAACATTCCACTGGTCACACCCTCTCTGCTTCAAATGGTACGTCTCAGATCGGTCAACGTTGGCGAAGACTACGTTAAAACGCTTGCTGACGACAACAATTCCAACAGTGGGAAGCCACCTGCACAGAATCAGAGTTCAACCCAAATCCAAACCCAAGGATCTCAGAACATAACACCCCAAAAACCAATTCGGAGATCCCTGTCACTAAAATCCACACCTCCGCCACTGAAGTCGTCCCCGGTGACGCTCATCGCCCCCTCGATGAGTATGCAGGAAGCTATCCGAATGAAGACAGCAGCCATGTCTTCCAGAGATAATCTTCCAACACGCTTTAGAATGCCATCCTCCACCTCAATTCCCAGTTGCAGTGGGGGTAAATCAGGAATGTTATCCCCAGTGTTACCAGAAGGGGGTGAGATGCTAaagacccccaccaccaccactgctaGCTTCATCTTCTCCAGGAGCTCAAAGAAGGTTGTCATAGAAACGCCTGCCTCCTCTTCCCCCGAGGTACAGGCGAGCCTAAAGCAGAGCCTAGCCGCGGAACTCAAGCGCTTTTCCGAACAATCTATGGCTTCCACAGTCGCTAATGGCAACGTTGGAAGAACTGGGATTCCGAGGAGAATTCCGCCACCCGTGGCTAAGAAACCAGCTCACACCTTGGAGAAGCCTGTGTGTTCTACACTGAGAAGCACTCCGTCTCCAAGGGGAACAGAAGCTaacggagagacagaaacagcGCAACCTGCGGGCCAGCAAGCACTGACAGAGGACAGCAA GTGA